The Miscanthus floridulus cultivar M001 chromosome 7, ASM1932011v1, whole genome shotgun sequence genome includes a region encoding these proteins:
- the LOC136465606 gene encoding cytochrome P450 76M5-like, protein MASQLVVAVGLALCLIIISMYAFQLIADARRRLPPGPLPLPVVGNLLAVGRGNPQRSLARLAERYGPLMSLRLGVVPAVVVSSADAAREILLKHNAELADRPVLDAWHAHGHRANSVISLPPHARWRALRKLCATELFAPSRMKALQPLRQHKVEELVRYVSERSALGEPVAVREPLFTASMNIVSRTMFSVDLDSAGLGDIVQEAAVLAATPNVSDFYPAIAAADLQGVRRRMEPLVAHSHRLLDEVFAQRLLEREAGEPPKNDMLDAVLDMEHEGQQKGEASIINRSTIKGLFTV, encoded by the exons ATGGCATCCCAGCTGGTGGTAGCAGTAGGGTTGGCCTTGtgcctcatcatcatctctatgtaCGCCTTCCAGCTGATCGCAGACGCTCGCCGCCGTCTACCCCCTGGCCCCTTGCCACTGCCGGTCGTCGGCAATCTCCTGGCCGTTGGACGGGGCAACCCCCAGCGTTCCCTGGCTCGCCTCGCCGAGCGCTACGGCCCGCTCATGTCGCTACGTCTTGGCGTGGTGCCCGCGGTGGTGGTCTCCTCGGCGGACGCCGCGCGCGAGATCCTCCTGAAGCACAACGCGGAACTGGCAGATCGCCCCGTCCTGGACGCCTGGCACGCCCACGGTCACCGCGCCAACTCCGTCATCTCGCTCCCGCCGCACGCCAGGTGGCGCGCGCTTCGGAAACTCTGCGCGACGGAGCTGTTCGCGCCGAGCCGGATGAAGGCGCTGCAGCCGCTGCGGCAGCACAAGGTGGAGGAGCTGGTGCGCTACGTCTCCGAGCGTTCGGCACTCGGAGAGCCCGTCGCCGTCCGCGAGCCGCTGTTCACCGCGTCCATGAACATTGTGTCGCGCACCATGTTCTCCGTTGACCTCGACTCAGCTGGGCTCGGCGATATCGTGCAGGAGGCCGCGGTTTTGGCCGCGACGCCGAACGTGTCCGACTTCTACCCGGCGATCGCGGCTGCTGACCTGCAGGGTGTGCGGCGCAGGATGGAGCCGCTCGTCGCGCATTCGCATCGACTGTTAGACGAGGTGTTTGCGCAGCGGCTGCTGGAGCGGGAGGCTGGCGAGCCACCCAAGAACGATATGCTAGACGCGGTGCTTGATATGGAACATGAAGGGCAGCAGAAGGGGGAGGCCTCTATCATCAATCGTTCAACAATCAAAGGACTGTTCACG GTTTGA